From a region of the Arvicanthis niloticus isolate mArvNil1 chromosome 6, mArvNil1.pat.X, whole genome shotgun sequence genome:
- the Rapgefl1 gene encoding rap guanine nucleotide exchange factor-like 1 isoform X2: MKPLEKFLKKQTSQLAGRAVAGGPGGGPGCCGGPGGGGGPGGGGGPAGGLRPLQRRQSVSRLLLPAFLREPPTEPGLEPPVEEEGGEPLGISEEPGSGGPCWLQLEEVPGPGPIGSGVPLRSPSSYSSDELSPGEPLASPPWAPLGAPERPEHLLNRVLERLAGGTTRDSSASDILLDDIVLTHSLFLPTEKFLQELHQYFVQSRNVEGPEGLGRKQACLALLLHFLDTYQGLLQEEEGAGHIIKELYLLIMKDESLYQDLREDTLRLHQLVETVELKIPEESQPPSKQVKPLFRHFRRIDSCLQTRVAFRGSDEIFCRVYMPDHSYVTIRSRLSASVQDILGSVTEKLQYSEEPAEREDALILVAVASSGEKVLLQPTEDCVFTTLGINSHLFACTRDSYEALVPLPEEIQVSPGDTEIHRVEPEDVANHLTAFHWELFRCVHELEFVDYVFHGERGRRETANLELLLQRCSEVTHWVATEVLLCEAPGKRVQLLKKFIKIAAICKQNQDLLSFYAVVMGLDNAAVSRLRLTWEKLPGKFKNLFRKFESLTDPCRNHKSYREVISKMKPPLIPFVPLILKDLTFLHEGSKTLVDGLVNIEKLHSVAEKVRTIRKYRSRPLCEYPGLSELPSRTVAEEGWESTNAQLCVSLDWSVLHSCLRLPANACPHSLPFALPCPSLPCM; this comes from the exons atgaagcCACTGGAGAAATTTTTGAAGAAGCAGACGTCGCAGCTGGCGGGGCGAGCGGTGGCTGGAGGTCCCGGCGGGGGTCCGGGTTGCTGCGGAGGgcctggagggggtgggggcCCTGGTGGGGGCGGCGGTCCGGCCGGGGGACTGCGGCCACTGCAGCGGCGTCAGAGCGTGTCTCGCCTGCTGCTCCCAGCTTTCCTCCGAGAGCCCCCAACCGAGCCCGGGCTGGAGCCGCCGgttgaggaggaagggggagaaccATTAGGGATCTCTGAGGAGCCGGGCAGTGGGGGGCCCTGTTGGCTGCAGCTAGAGGAGGTTCCCGGGCCTGGGCCGATAGGATCTGGGGTGCCCCTGCGCTCTCCTTCCTCGTACTCTTCAGATGAGCTATCCCCCGGAGAACCCCTGGCTTCACCACCCTGGGCCCCCCTGGGCGCCCCCGAGCGGCCAGAGCATCTTCTGAACCGGGTTCTGGAGCGCCTGGCTGGAGGGACCACCAGGGACAGCAGCGCCTCAG ATATTCTCCTTGATGACATTGTTCTCACCCACTCCCTCTTCCTGCCAACAGAAAAGTTTCTACAAGAGTTACACCAGTA TTTTGTTCAGTCAAGGAATGTGGAGGGCCCAGAGGGGCTGGGCCGGAAGCAAGCCTGCCTTGCTCTGCTCCTCCATTTCTTGGATACCTACCAAGGACTCCTGCAAGAGGAAGAAGGGGCCGGCCACATTATCAAG GAGCTGTATCTGCTAATTATGAAGGATGAGTCCCTTTACCAAGACCTCCGAGAGGACACACTGAGGCTGCACCAGCTGGTGGAGACAGTGGAGCTGAA GATTCCAGAAGAGAGCCAGCCACCCAGCAAGCAAGTTAAGCCGCTCTTCCGACACTTCCGCCGGATAGATTCCTGTCTGCAGACCCGAGTGGCATTCAGGGGCTCCGATGAGA TCTTCTGCCGAGTCTACATGCCTGACCACTCTTACGTGACCATACGCAGTCGCCTCTCAGCATCAGTGCAAGACATTCTGGGCTCTGTGACAGAGAAGCTGCAGTACTCGGAGGAGCCGGCAGAGCGTGAGGATGCCCTCATCCTCGTAGCTGTTGCTTCCTCTGGAG AGAAGGTCCTCCTCCAGCCAACAGAGGACTGTGTCTTCACCACGCTGGGCATCAACAGCCACCTGTTTGCCTGTACTCGGGACAGCTATGAGGCCCTA GTACCCCTTCCTGAGGAGATCCAGGTCTCCCCAGGAGACACAGAGATCCATCGGGTGGAGCCTGAAGATGTGGCCAATCATCTGACTGCTTTCCACTGGGAGCTCTTCCGATGTGTGCACGAG TTGGAGTTCGTGGACTACGTGTTCCACGGGGAGCGTGGCCGCCGAGAGACAGCCAACCTAGAGTTGCTGCTGCAGCGTTGCAGTGAGGTCACCCACTGGGTGGCCACCGAGGTGCTGCTCTGTGAGGCCCCGGGCAAGCGTGTACAGCTGCTCAAGAAGTTCATCAAGATCGCAGCCAT TTGCAAGCAGAACCAGGACCTGCTGTCCTTCTACGCTGTGGTCATGGGGCTGGACAATGCTGCTGTCAGCCGCCTGCGGCTCACCTGGGAG AAGCTGCCAGGGAAATTCAAGAACTTATTCCGGAAATTTGAGAGCTTGACG GACCCCTGCCGGAACCATAAAAGCTACAGAGAAGTCATCTCCAAAATGAAGCCCCCTCTGATTCCGTTCGTGCCCCTGATCCTCAAAG ACCTGACCTTCCTACATGAGGGGAGCAAGACCCTCGTGGATGGTCTGGTGAACATTGAGAAGCTG CATTCCGTGGCTGAGAAAGTGAGGACAATCCGAAAATACCGGAGCCGGCCCCTCTGTGAGTACCCTGGGCTCAGTGAGCTTCCCAGTAGGACCGTGgcagaggagggatgggagagcACCAATGCTCAACTGTGTGTTTCCTTGGACTGGTCAGTTCTGCATTCCTGCCTTAGGCTTCCTGCCAACGCCTGTCCCCATTCACTCCCctttgccctgccctgcccttccctgcCATGCATGTAG
- the Rapgefl1 gene encoding rap guanine nucleotide exchange factor-like 1 isoform X1 gives MKPLEKFLKKQTSQLAGRAVAGGPGGGPGCCGGPGGGGGPGGGGGPAGGLRPLQRRQSVSRLLLPAFLREPPTEPGLEPPVEEEGGEPLGISEEPGSGGPCWLQLEEVPGPGPIGSGVPLRSPSSYSSDELSPGEPLASPPWAPLGAPERPEHLLNRVLERLAGGTTRDSSASDILLDDIVLTHSLFLPTEKFLQELHQYFVQSRNVEGPEGLGRKQACLALLLHFLDTYQGLLQEEEGAGHIIKELYLLIMKDESLYQDLREDTLRLHQLVETVELKIPEESQPPSKQVKPLFRHFRRIDSCLQTRVAFRGSDEIFCRVYMPDHSYVTIRSRLSASVQDILGSVTEKLQYSEEPAEREDALILVAVASSGEKVLLQPTEDCVFTTLGINSHLFACTRDSYEALVPLPEEIQVSPGDTEIHRVEPEDVANHLTAFHWELFRCVHELEFVDYVFHGERGRRETANLELLLQRCSEVTHWVATEVLLCEAPGKRVQLLKKFIKIAAICKQNQDLLSFYAVVMGLDNAAVSRLRLTWEKLPGKFKNLFRKFESLTDPCRNHKSYREVISKMKPPLIPFVPLILKDLTFLHEGSKTLVDGLVNIEKLHSVAEKVRTIRKYRSRPLCLDMEASPHHLQTKAYVRQFQVIDNQNHLFELSYKLEANSQ, from the exons atgaagcCACTGGAGAAATTTTTGAAGAAGCAGACGTCGCAGCTGGCGGGGCGAGCGGTGGCTGGAGGTCCCGGCGGGGGTCCGGGTTGCTGCGGAGGgcctggagggggtgggggcCCTGGTGGGGGCGGCGGTCCGGCCGGGGGACTGCGGCCACTGCAGCGGCGTCAGAGCGTGTCTCGCCTGCTGCTCCCAGCTTTCCTCCGAGAGCCCCCAACCGAGCCCGGGCTGGAGCCGCCGgttgaggaggaagggggagaaccATTAGGGATCTCTGAGGAGCCGGGCAGTGGGGGGCCCTGTTGGCTGCAGCTAGAGGAGGTTCCCGGGCCTGGGCCGATAGGATCTGGGGTGCCCCTGCGCTCTCCTTCCTCGTACTCTTCAGATGAGCTATCCCCCGGAGAACCCCTGGCTTCACCACCCTGGGCCCCCCTGGGCGCCCCCGAGCGGCCAGAGCATCTTCTGAACCGGGTTCTGGAGCGCCTGGCTGGAGGGACCACCAGGGACAGCAGCGCCTCAG ATATTCTCCTTGATGACATTGTTCTCACCCACTCCCTCTTCCTGCCAACAGAAAAGTTTCTACAAGAGTTACACCAGTA TTTTGTTCAGTCAAGGAATGTGGAGGGCCCAGAGGGGCTGGGCCGGAAGCAAGCCTGCCTTGCTCTGCTCCTCCATTTCTTGGATACCTACCAAGGACTCCTGCAAGAGGAAGAAGGGGCCGGCCACATTATCAAG GAGCTGTATCTGCTAATTATGAAGGATGAGTCCCTTTACCAAGACCTCCGAGAGGACACACTGAGGCTGCACCAGCTGGTGGAGACAGTGGAGCTGAA GATTCCAGAAGAGAGCCAGCCACCCAGCAAGCAAGTTAAGCCGCTCTTCCGACACTTCCGCCGGATAGATTCCTGTCTGCAGACCCGAGTGGCATTCAGGGGCTCCGATGAGA TCTTCTGCCGAGTCTACATGCCTGACCACTCTTACGTGACCATACGCAGTCGCCTCTCAGCATCAGTGCAAGACATTCTGGGCTCTGTGACAGAGAAGCTGCAGTACTCGGAGGAGCCGGCAGAGCGTGAGGATGCCCTCATCCTCGTAGCTGTTGCTTCCTCTGGAG AGAAGGTCCTCCTCCAGCCAACAGAGGACTGTGTCTTCACCACGCTGGGCATCAACAGCCACCTGTTTGCCTGTACTCGGGACAGCTATGAGGCCCTA GTACCCCTTCCTGAGGAGATCCAGGTCTCCCCAGGAGACACAGAGATCCATCGGGTGGAGCCTGAAGATGTGGCCAATCATCTGACTGCTTTCCACTGGGAGCTCTTCCGATGTGTGCACGAG TTGGAGTTCGTGGACTACGTGTTCCACGGGGAGCGTGGCCGCCGAGAGACAGCCAACCTAGAGTTGCTGCTGCAGCGTTGCAGTGAGGTCACCCACTGGGTGGCCACCGAGGTGCTGCTCTGTGAGGCCCCGGGCAAGCGTGTACAGCTGCTCAAGAAGTTCATCAAGATCGCAGCCAT TTGCAAGCAGAACCAGGACCTGCTGTCCTTCTACGCTGTGGTCATGGGGCTGGACAATGCTGCTGTCAGCCGCCTGCGGCTCACCTGGGAG AAGCTGCCAGGGAAATTCAAGAACTTATTCCGGAAATTTGAGAGCTTGACG GACCCCTGCCGGAACCATAAAAGCTACAGAGAAGTCATCTCCAAAATGAAGCCCCCTCTGATTCCGTTCGTGCCCCTGATCCTCAAAG ACCTGACCTTCCTACATGAGGGGAGCAAGACCCTCGTGGATGGTCTGGTGAACATTGAGAAGCTG CATTCCGTGGCTGAGAAAGTGAGGACAATCCGAAAATACCGGAGCCGGCCCCTCT GCCTAGACATGGAGGCCTCCCCGCATCACCTGCAGACCAAGGCGTATGTGCGCCAGTTCCAGGTCATCGACAACCAGAACCACCTCTTTGAGCTCTCCTATAAGCTGGAGGCTAACAGTCAATGA